The DNA region AATATTTAGCTTATTATCAGCAAGGTAATGTTTACCTTTATGATGTTGCTTCCCAGCGTAAGATTAATTTAACCGCGAATATTTCCACCCCCTTTGCTAATGAAGATCATGATTACCCAAGTGAAGCGCCTGGATACGGTTTTGGTCCTTGGTTAGCCGATGGGAGTGCAATAACGGTATATGATAAATACGATGTATGGCAGTTTAATAGTGCATCGAAGCAAGGTTTTATGCTGACTAACGGGGAGGGGCGAAAACAAAAAACTCAATTTAGAATAGTTGGTTTAGTCCAAGATAAGCCGTTACCCGCGGTAGTGAATAATGCTGAAACAGTGTTATTGCAAGGCTATAATCATCTATCAAAAGCAGATGGTTTTTTCAGCGTCAAAATTGGTGTAGCAGGCGTGAACAGGTTAACCGAGAGTAACAGCAAATTAACCTTGCTTGCTCGAGCGGATAAAGCTGCGACTGTGGTGTTTTCAAAACAGCGCTATGATTTGTATCCAGACTTGTATATTGCGGATAATACTTCGCCACAGAAAGCTGTACAGCTTACAACCCTAGATAAACAACGTAAGCCATTTAAATGGGGCAATGCGGAATTAGTGCATTGGCGTGATGGTGATGGTATCAAAATGGATGGGGTACTCATTAAGCCCGCGAATTATCAAGCTGGCAAACAGTATCCAACTTTAGTGTATTTTTACCGCTTTATGAGCGATAGATTACATGCATTTCCTGATATGAAACTCAATCATAGGCCTAACTTTGCTTGGTACGCTGACAATGGCTACGCTATTTTTCTGCCAGATATCCGCTTTGAGATCGGTTATCCTGGCATTTCATCAGTAAAAGCATTGACCGCAGGTGTGCAAAAGCTGATAGAGATGGGCGTGAGCGATCCTAACGCAATTGGTATTCAAGGCCATTCTTGGGCAGGCTATCAAAGTGCTTATGCTGTGACACAAACTAATATCTTTAAAGCGGTTGTTACGGGGGCTCCAGTGTCGAATATGACCAGTGCATACAGTGGTATTCGTCATGGCTCGGGTTTAGCAAGGCAGTTTCAATATGAAACAGGCCAAAGCCGCATTGGCGAAAGTTTGTTTAAAGCCCCACAAAAGTATATTGAAAACTCGCCTATATTTTATGTTGATCGTATTCAAACCCCAATGATGATCATGTTTGGTGATAAAGATGATGCTGTACCTTGGGAGCAAGGTGTTGAGTTATATCTTGCGATGCGTCGTGCAGGTAAAGACGTGGTGTTTTTGCAATATGAAGATGAACCGCATCATTTGAAAAAGTACCCTAACAAGCTTGATTACAGTATTAAGATGAAACAGTACTTTGACCATTATTTAAAAGGTGCGCCAGCCCCTGATTGGTTACGCCAAGGTGAAGCTTATCGGGAATATAAAACAGCAGATTAAAGCTGATTGTTATTTTATAAGTACTAGTTTACATTGAATTTTCACGCCCTATACAGATATTGTTAGGGCGTTTTTATGTTGATGAACAGGGTGTGGAAACCGATCTATTGCGGGGCTTGATTGGTTATTGGCACGGCAAAGTATTGTTCTTGTGTGTCTTGTCCCCATGCAATCAGTAGATTATCCCTAAATAATAATGGCGTGCATTCTTCTTTAGTCGTTTCTCCGTCAGATTTCATATGGTGAGTTCGGTAATACATTACTTGGTATTGGCCATCAATGCCGGTTTTGGCTTCGACAAAATCAGCACTGCCTAATAATGTTCGTATCTCATCAAGGTTTTGCCCAAAACTGATTTCACTCATTTTTTGCAAATTAAATGCTTGACGGTCATCCCAAGCCCGGTCTTCTGGCTGGGGTTCATATACAAAAATGACTACGGCAACAAACAGTAAATAAGCTGTGAATATTCCACCGATAATATAAGTCACTTTAGCGTTCATAATCTGGATAATCCGTTATGGTATTAATATTGATATCCTATTATTGCATTAGTTTGTTATCGGTTTGGTTCTAAATTGTTTCAAATTAATATTTAGTGGAATATCGCATTGCAACTGCGCCAATTTATAGCTAATTCTTGCCATTTCTTTACCTTCTTCTAATTTAAGTGCTTGCTTGGCACCTAGATTGTCTAAAGAACGATACAAATTGGCTAGTGTTCTAAATTTATTAAGTAAGTCTGCAGCAGACTTTGGCCCTATGCCAGTGATACCGGGGATTTTATTGCCGCTATCACCTGCGAGTGCAATAAAATCAAGCATTTGATATTGCTCTATCCCAAGTTTTTTTTCATATTGTTGAACATCAAAAACCTGTTGGTTAAAGTGATCCCACAAGGTGAGTTTTTTACTCGGTAGTTGGCTAAACCCTTTATCCGTTGAAACTATGATCACCTCACCATCATTGCTGATCATTTTCATTGCTATGGTGGCGATAACATCATCGGCTTCAGATTGGGCATCGAATGAGTTGATGTCGTTTTCTGCCAGTGTGGCTTTAATGTTAACCAGACCATCACTTAATGCCGTTGGCATGGGTTTACGGCCTTTTTTATAATCGTTATACAATGTTTTACGCCAAGATGTTTCATTGCCATCCCAAACGATAATGCAATGAGTGGGTTGATGCTGCAACAGCATTTTTTTTGATGCCGCTAACGTACGTTCTTGCACGCTGGTAATATCATTTTCATCTGGTAGTACCGCATGAATACGGCGTACAAGGTTGAGTCCATCAATTATAAGTAATTTATTCATCTGTTTTTATTATGTTGTAGCAGGGCACATAAGCGCTTCCTGGCAGTTTCATTCGCTGTTGTTTAACAAAAGCAGTTAATAGCTTATCCATCATCAGCATGAGTTTAGCATCTCCTTTAATTTTAAAGGGACCAAACTCTTGGATCAACTTGATGGTATCGCCTTTTACGTTACCCGCGACAATACCTGAAAACGCTTTACGTAAGTTGGCGGCAAGTTCAGCTTTGTTGTCTTGAAAGTAGAGGTTTAAATTTGCCATCACTTCATGGGTTGGAGCAAAGGGTAATTGAAATTCGGGTTCAATTTTTAATGACCATTGATATTGGTAAGCATCACATTTTTGTTTACGATAAATTTTTACTTGTTCCATACCTTGTTTCATTATTTGTCCGACTTTGACGGGATCATTAATAATGATTTGATACTTACTTTGTGCTTCTGGGCCTAATGTTGCCCCAATAAATTCATCAATGACAGTAAAATATTCCACACTTTCTGCGGGGCCCGTTAACACCAGTGGAAAACAGGCATGACTATTGTCTTTATTTAATAAGATGCCAAGGAGATAAAGTAATTCTTCTGCTGTGCCAGCCCCTCCTGGGAAAATGACAATACCATGACCTAAACGGATAAACGCCTCTAGACGTTTTTCTATGTCAGGTAAAATGACTAATTCATTAACAATTTGATTTGGGGGTTCTGCGGCAATAATACTGGGTTCGGTTAAGCCAATATAACGGGCATTGTGTACCCGCTGTTTGGAATGCGCAATTGCAGCGCCTTTCATTGGCCCTTCCATTGCACCAGGGCCGCAACCGGTACAAATATCTAATTTACGTAAACCAAGTTGATACCCGACATCGCGAGTGTATTGATATTCAACCGCGTTGATACTGTGTCCTCCCCAGCAGACAATAACATTAGGGTCTTTCATGGGAGAAATGGCTTGGGCATTACGTAAAATATCAAATACAACATTGGTAATGTGAGTCGCATTACTTAAGTCTATGTGCTTTAAATTCTCATACTTGTTGCTGATGTAGATGATATCGCGGAGTACTGCGAATAAATGCTCTTGAATGCCAGCGATAATTTCACCATCAACGAAAGCTTGCGTAGGAGGATTGATCAGCTCTATCTGAATACCTCTTTCGTGTTGTAATATATTAATACTAAATGATTTATAGCGACTAAAGAGTGCTTCAGAACTGTCACTGACAAGACCTGAAGCTAATACCGCAAGTGAACAATTTCGATATAATTGATAAAGATCGCTTTTAGCCCCTTGTTTTAGTCGTTCAACCTCTAATTGTGACAGTTGATCTAGACTACCGCGTGGACTAATTTTTATGCTCATAAGCCATTCCTTTGGACGCGAGTGAGTGATACCTGAGTCCAAAGAAAACGATCTTGGGATGGACTATATATCAATAACGACTCGGTCTCTGCCATTGTTTTTTGCCTGATATAATGCTGCATCAGCTCTTTCAAAAGCATCTTCAAGTGATTCATTTTCCATTACTTGTGCAGCACCTATAGATAATGTAACTGTAATTCTCTGATTTTTAAATTTAAATGGAATATTTTTGATTTTCTCTCTCACGCGGTTCAATAATATTGAGATATGATCATTGTTAATGTCTGGCAACAATAATACAAACTCTTCACCACCATAACGAGCCACAAACTCACTATCGCGTAATGAATTTTTTAGAGCCATTGCAATGACTTGTAAAGTCTTATCTCCAGTACTGTGACCAAAGTTATCATTAATAATTTTGAAGTGATCAATGTCTGTTATCGCAATCCATAACGGTGTTTTATAGCGAATGTGGTTTCGATATGCTTGTTCCATTCGGTCTTCTAACGCAGTACGATTTGCCAATTGAGTCAGTGGGTCAAGCAGGTTGAGCTTTTGATGTTCAAACAATTTTTCTTTGTAATTACTCGCTTCTTGACTCATAGCGTTGAGCTCTTTACGCATTGACTCAATCGATTTACGCAAGATGGTTTGTTCGCGTTGCTCTAGTGCCTCTTTACGAGAAAGAGCATCTCGAATTGAAGACAATTGCGCCGTTAGCTGAGTTTTTAATTCGTTAAGGTTATCCGCACCTGTCACTAATTCACCTGTACTATTAACCCGTAAATTAATCTCTTGGTTTAATTGCCCTTTAAGCTGTTCATTTCGTTGGCTGTTATTATGGACATTATTGACTACATCATGAACAATAAGCAGGGCGTCATTAAGGGAGAATAAAAAATCTTGTGAAGCCGTTTTCTCGCGTGCAATGTTATCTAGCAGTAAACTGAGTATTGTTTGGTAAGAGTCCAACAAGTGACTTAAACTAATATCACCGAGTAAGACTTCTTTAATGACTAGAATTTGGTCGCGTTGATCTTTTCTAAATTCGATCTCAGAAATTTTAGCTGCTAGTTCTTTGGCTAACAGAATGTGTTGAGGCAAAATTTTATAGTTGTCGGCATCTGAAAATTGGTGTTTTAAAATTTCTTCGTAGAAAAAAATAAGTTTTTCAACTTTGGGGATATATTCCCATACGGTATGAAAAGGTTTATTTAGCTCTTGTTTAAAATAGGTTATTTCTTTTTTTAGTTTGTCTGGTGCAGCATCAATACGCTGGATCTGACGAATGACTCGATTGAGTCCATTACGGCTATCTTCTAGACGAGACATGGTATGACTATATTGAGATTTCAATAACCTTTCAATATCGACTAATTCTGGCAAGGCTTCATCAATTTGCTCAAAGTTGTGCATATGATGGCGTAATTTAGCCAACTTATTATCGAGCTCGATATTTTGCCCCTTACATGCGAGGCTGAGATGTGTAATAAACTGAATTAATACCTTCAATTTTTCATTGCGGTCAGTATTAATTTCTTCGAGTGCAAGCTTTGCTGCATTGAGCTTTTGCTTCATCAACGAAATTTGAGTTATCGTTGTATTTGACTCTTTCATTTTGCAGCGCCTACTCTAATTTGTCAGCTAAAAAGGTATCGATTGTCATCATTAGTATATTAATTCGACACCAATGTTAATGCATATTAATTAACATATCATGTTGTATCATTGTAGTGATGTTATCTCAAAAATGTTGTGCAGCAAATCCAATTAACTTACAAAACAATATAATTAATTAAAATGCGAGTTTATTAAGCAATTAATGTTTTGGCCATTCAAAATCTTGCATGTCATGATTGCTTTCTGCACGAATTATACCTCGGTTAAGTGCTTGAGTAAGGTTTAAAAACAGTGGAGGCATAAAAATAGCCGCTGGGGCAAAATTAAGTGGTCGTAATGAAACATAAGCGGGTTGCTCTGTTATTTTCATTGCAGCGGCAAGTGCATACTGCAATGTTTCGAATTGTAATGTAGCACTAATTTTCACATCAGGATTATCGAGTAATGGTAAACTAATGTGACCAATACTGACGTGCTGACCAGCCGATTGATGTATAAAGTTGGGGATAGTAAATTGGGTCAATTTTAATTGTTCTATGCAGGTTATTACCGCTTTTAAGATTGCATCAGCTTCATATTGTTTATCGAAATAACAGGCAATTAAGCCTGAACGTATGATGAATGCTTCGGTGTCTAATTGTTGACTAAACTGAGTGATAAACTGCTGCATTAGTGTTACTGATTCAGTAAGCCCAAGTTGAATATCAATATTATTTAATTCATTGATATTAACAAGTGCCAATGTTTTAGGTTCAATATGCCTTATATTGTCTATTCGTTGAATAAAAGCTCTGTATCCTTGGATTTGTGTTATGGGATCAATGGAGTTTAAATATTGACTATTAAGATATAATTCGTTTTTTTGTTGTAGTTTTTTATAAATAAAAATTAATAATATAATTACAATGCTGAAACTAATTATTAACACTAAGATGATAAATTGATTATATTGATTTTTAGTTGTTTGTTTTACGAGTTTTTCTTGTAACAAACCTAATTCAAATTTGAGTTTCTGTTCAGTAAGTTCAGCATAATCATTAGTTGGTTGCGCTTTTTCTTGAGATTTATTGGTCAGTTGAATAATGCTATCAGTGGTTTCTATTGCGGCATTAAGGTCGTTAGTTTTACGGTATGCTATAGATAAATAACTCAGAGCTTCAATTTGTACTTCAATTAAGTTTTTCTTTTTAGCCAATTCAATTGCTTTATTGGCGTGGTCAATGGCTGAAAGCCACATGCCTTGATTAGTGTCGATTTGGGCAAATAATAATTCATTATGCACTAAATAATGGTTTACCTTGCGTTCTCTAAAGATATTGTTTGCTTGTTGCAATGCCTTCAATGCCGCTTGGATATTATTTAATTTGAAATACGCTTCACCTAAATTGTGGAAAGTGATCCCCGTGGCTATTTCGTTACCACTACGCTCATTCACTTGTTGTGCATTTAAATAATAATCGACAGCTCTGTTCCATTTATCTTGTCCTGCGTAAATCATTGCAATGACAGTCAATGTGTCAGACAAGTATGCATCCTGACCTAAATCTTGAAGTATTTCTGCAGCATTATGAGCATATTTTAGTGCATCATCCCATTGTTCTAAATCACGGTATGTGCGGGCTAAATTGAGTTGTGTGTGTGCTTTAATACTTGGGTAATCTAGGTTGCTGGCGAGACGAAACGCTTCACTATAATGCTGTAATGATTTTGCTTGATCACCATTCAGATTGTAATAACGGCCTAATTCAGTCTCCGCATCTGATATAAAGTAATCATTGCGAAGTTGATAAGCGATTTCACGGTAACGATTTAAATGAGATAACGCAGGTGTAGGTTGAAGCAACATTGAGTGTAACATGCTCAATTGCTCATGTAGCGAAGATTTGAAAAGGGTACTTTCTAAGCTAACATCTGTGTTAACCATATTTAACGCATTGTTATATTGGACTATCACCTGATTATATTCTTGGTTTTGTCGTCCCTTAATCCGTGCTTTAAGCATTATTACGATGGCTTGCTCAAGGGGGGTAGATGCGATGGCATCTAGTTGATTGATGAGTATTTCAGCATCTTGATATTTAGTCGATGATTTAAGTTTTGCCTCTAAATTCAACCGGGCCAATAGTTCTAAATCTCGATGGAGTTCATCTGGTTGGTAACTTAATTCTTCAGCAGCTTGTGTAAACTCTGCGTTATTTGAAAACTTCAACGGAAACTCGGTGGCCCTAACTAACTTTGTATAAAGTTTTTGTGGGTTCTCTTTGAGCAATATCTCTTGTTGTTCAATGTCTCGTGCAGATACCACTGAACTGAATAGTATTGAGTAACATATGAATAGTATTGAACAACATTTGACTAGAGGAAAACATCGCAGCATAGCAAGAGATACCTTTATCGTTTTAGTTAGCATAAACCACATTGTAGACTTCATTAAGATAAGTCCATTTACTGTGGTTTGATGTCGTCATTTCAGTGTATTGACTGCCACGTTGTAAATTACCACTGTGTTAATGTGCCTAGATCGTTATAATTGTTCAGAATTTAAAACAAAAACTATAGAATCATACCAGAAGGAACCTAGAGTGAAACCTACTTCTCTTGTAATTTTAACCACTACTGCCATTTTTTCGATGAGTTGGGTAATACCTGCACTGGCAGATGTTGATTACCATATCGATATTAATCAACCAGCGCATCATTTAGCTCAAGTGAGTGTTTCATTTCCTCAAACTGACTCAGACAAATTGACCGTTAATTTACCGGTATGGCGAACGGGTCGCTATCAAGTATTACCTGTTGCTGATGGTGTAAGATTGTTTAATGCGACTGACAGTAAAGGACAGTCATTACCGTGGAAACGAACTGCAAGCGGTGAATGGCAAATAGCCTTAACCAAACCGACATCGGTTAAGGTGACTTATCAACTGCATGCCAATGAACTAGGCGACCGTTTGCGTCACATTGATAATAGCCATGCTTATTTAGATGCCAGTGGTGTATTTATGTATAGCCCTGCATTTCGTCAGCAACCCGTAACAATCAAAATGGCTGTGCCTGAAGGTTGGCAAAGTTATTCTGGTATGGATAAAGGCCCTAAGTCACATTCATTTAGTGCCCCAAATTATGATGTGCTAGTTGATTCGCCGATTGAAACAGGGATCAGTGAGCATGTTAGCTTTGAGGCTGATGGCCGCGATTATGACGTGGTATTTTGGGGGGAAGGTAATTACGATACCCAAAAAATTGTCGCAGATTTAGCCAAAATAAGTGGCCAAGCATCTGCTATTTGGGATGGTTATCCCTTTAAACGTTATTTGTATATGGTTCATGCTACCAGTGGTGCTCGTGGTGCGACAGAGCATTTGAATTCGACTGTCATTCAAATTCCTCGATTTAATTTCCGTGAACGTGAAGACTATTTACGTTTTATTAGCACCGCATCTCATGAGTTTATTCATACTTGGAATGTAAAAGCGTACCGACCACAAGGGTTGGTGCCATATGATTACCAATCAGAAAACTTAACTGATCTGTTGTGGATGGCTGAAGGTTCTACTAGCTATTTTCAAAATCAGTTATTGCTACGAGCTGAAGTTATCACGGCAAAAGAATTTTTTGATGATTTAAGTAAACGAATAGTGCTCAACCAACACAATCCAGGTCGAGAGGTCCAATCTATTGCAGAAGCCAGTTTAGGCCAATGGAGCAGTACTTGGGGAGATTATGCACTTAATCATAGTGTGAATATTTACTCTGAAGGTTATTTGGCATCAATGGCGCTTGATTTTAGTTTGTTGAATGATACACAGCTTGAACATTCATACCGAGATGTTCATAAGGCGCTTTATCAAGAGTACAAAATCCCAATGGGGTATAACGTTGCCGATGTGCAATCTATTTTGAAGCAACTTTCAGGTAAGGACTATCAATCTTGGTGGCAAGAATTTGTCAATCAACCGTTCAGTCTACCGTTTGATGAGTTATTGGGGCACGCAGGCTTAACCACCACTTATGGTAAATCAGCTAAAACTGTTGTTGATGCTGGAATGGCGTTATCAGGTCTGCATGATGATTTAATCCTTGCTACAGTGATTAAAAATGGACCTGCATGGAAAGCAGGGCTAACTGCCGGTGATGAGATTGTGGCTATTAATGGATTGAAGGTAACGGCGGACGGACTGACTAAACGCCTTAACGATTTTATTGTTGGCGATACCATCAAGCTAAGCATATTCAGTGATGATCGTTTAAAAGAGGTGAGTTTACGGCTGACTGAGCAGCCTAAAGGTGACTTAACTATTGCGCCTCTGGATGAGGCAACCGATGCCCAAAAAGCGTTTTATAAAGCGTGGTTAGGCGTTGATTGGCCATTTGATGATAAAGGTGAGTGGATTAGCACTGCTGACTAAATCAACTCGTGTCATTGTGCTCTGAGCACTGAGATGCCAGCATTGAAAAAAATGCCCTGATAACAGGGCATTTTTATGTCAAGTATTACGCTGGAGGAGCAGTTTCGATAAAAAATGGCTCTTTTTCTATTGCGGCTAAAAATAGTTTCAGTTTTGGATAATCGTCGATATTAATTCGCTGGCGAAAAACCGCCCAACTTAAATAACAACCTAAGCGCAATTGCACATCATTAAACGGTCCGTATAGCGGTAGTTCGAATTGCTCAAACTCAGCTAGTGTTGCGTTAATGCGTTGTGCTTGTCTGATGGTGTAATCAAAACGCGCTATATCAACGCCATCACGAGACAAGAAAAACAAGTTAATTGAACTGTCTAACGCCGTATTGACCATGCAAAACTGATCAAGTTCTATCACAGTTTCAAGGAATGGTTTTGATGATTTATGGCGGATGTAGCGCAAGATTGAACTAGAATCCGTTAACGATAACTCCTCATCTCGCAAAAAAGGTACCCGTTTTGTTGGGGATAATTTTGCGCTGCTTGCCTGATCGGTTTCAATAAATTGATAATCTAATGTAGATTCCAATAGGGCTATTCGGCAGTGCCGAACAAAAGGAGATGTGAAGCTACCGTATAGTTTCATAGTATGTCCTTGTTGAATTAGACGCTTTGTTCAAGAGGGCCAAATGCTTGATTTATGGCATTAATAAAGGCGACTAACTCGCTGCCCATTAAAGCAAAGTCGGCATCTAAACGCGCTAATGGATCTTCCGTTCCAACTTCATCATTGCCGGCTCTAAATTCTTCAGAAAATTTAAGACGCTTAATGCTGGCATCGGATTGCATTAAAAAAGCAATCGACTGGCCAAAATGCAATGCTAATTTGTGCACTTGTTTACCTGTTGCAATATGGGCAAGCACTTCATCTTCTTGAAGAACCTGTTGCTTAAAGCGAACGATACCGCCTTCATCCGAGTCTGACTTAAGTTCTGCTTCATCTTGCATTTCAAATGGTGCAGGTGCTTCGCCAGCTTGTAACCATTGAGTTAAAGTCGACTCAATTGGAGTTGCATAACTTAGCGGGATAACCGGTAAGCTGCCTAAAGCTTTACGAAGTAGCGCTAATAACTCTTCTGCTTTAGTCGCACTGGAGCTATCAACCAGAATCATCTCTAGTTCAGGCATAATGAGTGCGTGAGTTTGGCTACGACGAGAAAATGCACGCGGCAGTAAAGTCGTAGTGATTTCGTCTTTAATGGTGTCTTTTTCTTTTTTTGTGACTTTGCGGCTTTCTAACTCTTCAATTTC from Shewanella polaris includes:
- the rdgC gene encoding recombination-associated protein RdgC, whose protein sequence is MWFKNLTLYRFNKPFSTDTETLENALADFTFSPCSSQDISKFGFSNALGKKGQALVHSAENRHLICVTKEEKILPGQVIKEALDEKVAEIEELESRKVTKKEKDTIKDEITTTLLPRAFSRRSQTHALIMPELEMILVDSSSATKAEELLALLRKALGSLPVIPLSYATPIESTLTQWLQAGEAPAPFEMQDEAELKSDSDEGGIVRFKQQVLQEDEVLAHIATGKQVHKLALHFGQSIAFLMQSDASIKRLKFSEEFRAGNDEVGTEDPLARLDADFALMGSELVAFINAINQAFGPLEQSV